In Capsicum annuum cultivar UCD-10X-F1 chromosome 11, UCD10Xv1.1, whole genome shotgun sequence, one genomic interval encodes:
- the LOC124888468 gene encoding methyl-CpG-binding domain-containing protein 9-like isoform X3, with product MMALNTISVMITHQQLLKDNTGSLNTSSHVKCGTEDVSLQNDISTILQQETDQMPGNRLESAQSSSKSLRLFATQIMTNNTISGSTSNPLEEAYLSEISALKEEIRTSEGSIAAKELELQEVSVRKEYMGQDSEGRFYWTFGRPTSSLLVAHASTSRQSESAHLWSYAPWENMSIPNLDQWTCYQSDVEIEVLVQWLREQDTREKELKESIWQWRDNKTMIYNYMESPVHNKVGLSTFPSEDSGSCTSDSLDTRAISAIKKMIDGCLAEEETEFCQDMGVKVRVFLDGEVYRCECLEPLWPSRPHCLSCHQTFSNAKEHLKHANEKCRIDSPIQQDGETSEHPAKRKKITKSEALLENSLSNIDMSQASKSKKLGNGEAPRRDKHGRSPASAEYQTEQECPFKFEEIKAQFIIQSSLKELVKDIGLLGYNGTPSFVPGTSPYLSDSALGLLSQREDEVGNCTDLFSSEEQLRNGVKLSCTNNFDYPNYTGYGSAEGGPMFERLKSATKRGRDQFSSTKDKILEFGDKMYLVIPESSLQPVVGQAFVIFRSLKINLLDIDAALPEEALRVSRLQPERRRAWRAFVKSAATIYEMVQATIILEDAIKTECLKNDWWYWSSPSAAAKISTLSALALRVYALDSAILYEKLSGQDASETDCKEEREPPTHNSVLTRTGSPSRKKLLDSEPAETSRPKGCRTSKRRKDLGS from the exons ATGATGGCACTCAACACAATCAGTGTAATGATTACA CATCAGCAGTTGTTGAAGGATAATACTGGGTCCCTGAATACTTCATCCCATGTAAAATGTGGTACTGAAGATGTTAGTTTGCAAAACGACATATCTACTATCCTCCAACAAGAAACTGACCAAATGCCCGGTAATCGTTTGGAGTCTGCACAAAGTAGTTCGAAAAGTCTCAGGCTGTTTGCTACTCAAATAATGACCAACAATACTATTTCAGGCTCCACAAGCAACCCTTTGGAGGAAGCATACCTTTCTGAGATATCTGCTCTGAAGGAGGAAATTAGAACTTCAGAGGGCTCAATTGCTGCCAAAGAATTGGAACTCCAGGAGGTTTCCGTTAGGAAGGAATACATGGGACAGGATTCTGAGGGCAGATTTTACTGGACTTTTGGCAGGCCTACTTCTTCACTATTAGTAGCTCATGCAAGTACAAGTAGACAATCTGAGTCGGCTCATTTGTGGTCCTATGCCCCTTGGGAGAATATGAGCATTCCTAATCTTGATCAGTGGACATGTTATCAATCTGATGTTGAGATTGAAGTACTTGTTCAATGGCTTAGAGAGCAGGACACCAGAGAGAAAGAATTAAAGGAGTCTATTTGGCAGTGGCGGGATAATAAAACCATGATATACAACTATATGGAAAGCCCAGTCCATAACAAGGTGGGACTGAGCACCTTCCCCTCTGAGGATTCTGGTTCCTGCACTTCTGATTCTCTTGACACCAGAGCCATTAGTGCCATTAAAAAGATGATTGATGGTTGCTTAGCAGAAGAGGAAACAGAATTTTGCCAGGATATGGGTGTTAAAGTGCGAGTTTTTTTGGATGGTGAAGTATACAGGTGTGAGTGTCTAGAACCGTTATGGCCGTCTAGACCTCATTGTCTGTCATGCCATCAAACGTTTTCCAATGCTAAGGAACATCTTAAGCACGCAAATGAAAAGTGCAGGATTGATTCTCCAATTCAGCAGGACGGTGAAACAAGTGAACATCCAGCTAAGcggaaaaaaataacaaaaagtgaAGCGCTGCTGGAGAATTCTTTGAGCAATATTGACATGTCTCAAGCTTCCAAGAGCAAGAAGCTTGGTAATGGTGAAGCACCTAGGAGGGACAAGCATGGTAGATCACCAGCTTCTGCTGAATATCAAACCGAACAGGAATGTCCATTTAAGTTTGAGGAGATCAAAGCACAGTTCATCATTCAGAGTTCACTCAAGGAGCTGGTGAAAGACATAGGACTCCTTGGGTATAATGGTACACCATCATTTGTTCCAGGCACATCTCCATATCTAAGTGATTCTGCTCTTGGATTGCTCTCCCAAAGGGAAGATGAGGTAGGAAATTGTACAGATTTGTTCTCTTCGGAGGAGCAACTTCGGAATGGGGTCAAACTTTCTTGCACTAATAACTTTGACTATCCAAATTATACTGGATATGGCTCTGCTGAGGGTGGACCAATGTTTGAGAGACTAAAATCTGCAACAAAGAGGGGAAGAGATCAGTTTTCTTCTACCAAGGATAAAATCCTTGAATTTGGGGATAAAATGTACTTGGTTATTCCTGAATCCTCTCTACAGCCTGTTGTGGGCCAGGCTTTTGTAATTTTTAGGAGTCTTAAAATCAACTTGCTTGACATAGATGCGGCTTTACCTGAAGAAGCTTTGAGAGTGTCAAGGTTACAACCAGAGAGAAGACGTGCATGGCGTGCCTTTGTAAAATCTGCAGCTACAATTTATGAG ATGGTCCAAGCCACAATTATTTTAGAGGACGCCATCAAAACCGAATGCTTGAAAAATGATTGGTGGTACTGGTCATCACCTTCAGCTGCAGCAAAAATCTCGACGCTCTCAGCCCTTGCCCTCCGTGTGTATGCGTTGGACTCGGCTATTTTGTATGAGAAACTTTCAGGTCAAGATGCCTCAGAGACGGATTGCAAGGAAGAGAGGGAACCTCCTACTCACAATTCTGTCCTCACGAGAACAGGCAGTCCTTCAAGGAAAAAGCTACTTGACTCGGAACCTGCTGAGACTTCAAGACCCAAGGGCTGCAGGACAAGTAAGAGGAGAAAAGATTTAGGCAGCTAA
- the LOC124888468 gene encoding methyl-CpG-binding domain-containing protein 9-like isoform X1 has protein sequence MVQKIFLLKFLCDEVLNSAILRDHIDRSASLSAELQQKLRSLSAELKLLKYRREILTAKLKNNARSSGDTGSDTSLWSNDCKLKVQGPDSGSHNSSIAGGCRQLDDGTQHNQCNDYSKQSCLYTSKTIQHKTCASGSSLIKNSPDPINHLQHQQLLKDNTGSLNTSSHVKCGTEDVSLQNDISTILQQETDQMPGNRLESAQSSSKSLRLFATQIMTNNTISGSTSNPLEEAYLSEISALKEEIRTSEGSIAAKELELQEVSVRKEYMGQDSEGRFYWTFGRPTSSLLVAHASTSRQSESAHLWSYAPWENMSIPNLDQWTCYQSDVEIEVLVQWLREQDTREKELKESIWQWRDNKTMIYNYMESPVHNKVGLSTFPSEDSGSCTSDSLDTRAISAIKKMIDGCLAEEETEFCQDMGVKVRVFLDGEVYRCECLEPLWPSRPHCLSCHQTFSNAKEHLKHANEKCRIDSPIQQDGETSEHPAKRKKITKSEALLENSLSNIDMSQASKSKKLGNGEAPRRDKHGRSPASAEYQTEQECPFKFEEIKAQFIIQSSLKELVKDIGLLGYNGTPSFVPGTSPYLSDSALGLLSQREDEVGNCTDLFSSEEQLRNGVKLSCTNNFDYPNYTGYGSAEGGPMFERLKSATKRGRDQFSSTKDKILEFGDKMYLVIPESSLQPVVGQAFVIFRSLKINLLDIDAALPEEALRVSRLQPERRRAWRAFVKSAATIYEMVQATIILEDAIKTECLKNDWWYWSSPSAAAKISTLSALALRVYALDSAILYEKLSGQDASETDCKEEREPPTHNSVLTRTGSPSRKKLLDSEPAETSRPKGCRTSKRRKDLGS, from the exons ATGGTGCAGAAAATTTTCCTTCTTAAATTCTTGTGTGACGAGGTATTGAATTCAGCCATTCTTCGTGATCACATTGACCGAAGTGCCTCTCTGTCTGCTGAATTGCAGCAGAAACTGCGTAGCCTCAGTGCTGAACTGAAGCTTCTAAAGTACAGGAGGGAAATTTTGACTGCAAAGCTGAAGAATAATGCTCGGAGCAGTGGAGACACAGGATCAGACACATCTCTATGGTCCAATGACTGTAAACTGAAGGTGCAGGGGCCCGACAGTGGCAGCCATAACTCGTCAATCGCTGGTGGTTGCAGACAGCTGGATGATGGCACTCAACACAATCAGTGTAATGATTACAGTAAGCAATCTTGCTTGTACACTTCAAAAACCATTCAGCATAAAACTTGTGCAAGTGGCAGCAGTCTTATTAAAAACTCTCCCGATCCAATCAATCATTTACAGCATCAGCAGTTGTTGAAGGATAATACTGGGTCCCTGAATACTTCATCCCATGTAAAATGTGGTACTGAAGATGTTAGTTTGCAAAACGACATATCTACTATCCTCCAACAAGAAACTGACCAAATGCCCGGTAATCGTTTGGAGTCTGCACAAAGTAGTTCGAAAAGTCTCAGGCTGTTTGCTACTCAAATAATGACCAACAATACTATTTCAGGCTCCACAAGCAACCCTTTGGAGGAAGCATACCTTTCTGAGATATCTGCTCTGAAGGAGGAAATTAGAACTTCAGAGGGCTCAATTGCTGCCAAAGAATTGGAACTCCAGGAGGTTTCCGTTAGGAAGGAATACATGGGACAGGATTCTGAGGGCAGATTTTACTGGACTTTTGGCAGGCCTACTTCTTCACTATTAGTAGCTCATGCAAGTACAAGTAGACAATCTGAGTCGGCTCATTTGTGGTCCTATGCCCCTTGGGAGAATATGAGCATTCCTAATCTTGATCAGTGGACATGTTATCAATCTGATGTTGAGATTGAAGTACTTGTTCAATGGCTTAGAGAGCAGGACACCAGAGAGAAAGAATTAAAGGAGTCTATTTGGCAGTGGCGGGATAATAAAACCATGATATACAACTATATGGAAAGCCCAGTCCATAACAAGGTGGGACTGAGCACCTTCCCCTCTGAGGATTCTGGTTCCTGCACTTCTGATTCTCTTGACACCAGAGCCATTAGTGCCATTAAAAAGATGATTGATGGTTGCTTAGCAGAAGAGGAAACAGAATTTTGCCAGGATATGGGTGTTAAAGTGCGAGTTTTTTTGGATGGTGAAGTATACAGGTGTGAGTGTCTAGAACCGTTATGGCCGTCTAGACCTCATTGTCTGTCATGCCATCAAACGTTTTCCAATGCTAAGGAACATCTTAAGCACGCAAATGAAAAGTGCAGGATTGATTCTCCAATTCAGCAGGACGGTGAAACAAGTGAACATCCAGCTAAGcggaaaaaaataacaaaaagtgaAGCGCTGCTGGAGAATTCTTTGAGCAATATTGACATGTCTCAAGCTTCCAAGAGCAAGAAGCTTGGTAATGGTGAAGCACCTAGGAGGGACAAGCATGGTAGATCACCAGCTTCTGCTGAATATCAAACCGAACAGGAATGTCCATTTAAGTTTGAGGAGATCAAAGCACAGTTCATCATTCAGAGTTCACTCAAGGAGCTGGTGAAAGACATAGGACTCCTTGGGTATAATGGTACACCATCATTTGTTCCAGGCACATCTCCATATCTAAGTGATTCTGCTCTTGGATTGCTCTCCCAAAGGGAAGATGAGGTAGGAAATTGTACAGATTTGTTCTCTTCGGAGGAGCAACTTCGGAATGGGGTCAAACTTTCTTGCACTAATAACTTTGACTATCCAAATTATACTGGATATGGCTCTGCTGAGGGTGGACCAATGTTTGAGAGACTAAAATCTGCAACAAAGAGGGGAAGAGATCAGTTTTCTTCTACCAAGGATAAAATCCTTGAATTTGGGGATAAAATGTACTTGGTTATTCCTGAATCCTCTCTACAGCCTGTTGTGGGCCAGGCTTTTGTAATTTTTAGGAGTCTTAAAATCAACTTGCTTGACATAGATGCGGCTTTACCTGAAGAAGCTTTGAGAGTGTCAAGGTTACAACCAGAGAGAAGACGTGCATGGCGTGCCTTTGTAAAATCTGCAGCTACAATTTATGAG ATGGTCCAAGCCACAATTATTTTAGAGGACGCCATCAAAACCGAATGCTTGAAAAATGATTGGTGGTACTGGTCATCACCTTCAGCTGCAGCAAAAATCTCGACGCTCTCAGCCCTTGCCCTCCGTGTGTATGCGTTGGACTCGGCTATTTTGTATGAGAAACTTTCAGGTCAAGATGCCTCAGAGACGGATTGCAAGGAAGAGAGGGAACCTCCTACTCACAATTCTGTCCTCACGAGAACAGGCAGTCCTTCAAGGAAAAAGCTACTTGACTCGGAACCTGCTGAGACTTCAAGACCCAAGGGCTGCAGGACAAGTAAGAGGAGAAAAGATTTAGGCAGCTAA
- the LOC124888468 gene encoding methyl-CpG-binding domain-containing protein 9-like isoform X2 has translation MVQKIFLLKFLCDEVLNSAILRDHIDRSASLSAELQQKLRSLSAELKLLKYRREILTAKLKNNARSSGDTGSDTSLWSNDCKLKVQGPDSGSHNSSIAGGCRQLDDGTQHNQCNDYSKQSCLYTSKTIQHKTCASGSSLIKNSPDPINHLQHQQLLKDNTGSLNTSSHVKCGTEDVSLQNDISTILQQETDQMPGSTSNPLEEAYLSEISALKEEIRTSEGSIAAKELELQEVSVRKEYMGQDSEGRFYWTFGRPTSSLLVAHASTSRQSESAHLWSYAPWENMSIPNLDQWTCYQSDVEIEVLVQWLREQDTREKELKESIWQWRDNKTMIYNYMESPVHNKVGLSTFPSEDSGSCTSDSLDTRAISAIKKMIDGCLAEEETEFCQDMGVKVRVFLDGEVYRCECLEPLWPSRPHCLSCHQTFSNAKEHLKHANEKCRIDSPIQQDGETSEHPAKRKKITKSEALLENSLSNIDMSQASKSKKLGNGEAPRRDKHGRSPASAEYQTEQECPFKFEEIKAQFIIQSSLKELVKDIGLLGYNGTPSFVPGTSPYLSDSALGLLSQREDEVGNCTDLFSSEEQLRNGVKLSCTNNFDYPNYTGYGSAEGGPMFERLKSATKRGRDQFSSTKDKILEFGDKMYLVIPESSLQPVVGQAFVIFRSLKINLLDIDAALPEEALRVSRLQPERRRAWRAFVKSAATIYEMVQATIILEDAIKTECLKNDWWYWSSPSAAAKISTLSALALRVYALDSAILYEKLSGQDASETDCKEEREPPTHNSVLTRTGSPSRKKLLDSEPAETSRPKGCRTSKRRKDLGS, from the exons ATGGTGCAGAAAATTTTCCTTCTTAAATTCTTGTGTGACGAGGTATTGAATTCAGCCATTCTTCGTGATCACATTGACCGAAGTGCCTCTCTGTCTGCTGAATTGCAGCAGAAACTGCGTAGCCTCAGTGCTGAACTGAAGCTTCTAAAGTACAGGAGGGAAATTTTGACTGCAAAGCTGAAGAATAATGCTCGGAGCAGTGGAGACACAGGATCAGACACATCTCTATGGTCCAATGACTGTAAACTGAAGGTGCAGGGGCCCGACAGTGGCAGCCATAACTCGTCAATCGCTGGTGGTTGCAGACAGCTGGATGATGGCACTCAACACAATCAGTGTAATGATTACAGTAAGCAATCTTGCTTGTACACTTCAAAAACCATTCAGCATAAAACTTGTGCAAGTGGCAGCAGTCTTATTAAAAACTCTCCCGATCCAATCAATCATTTACAGCATCAGCAGTTGTTGAAGGATAATACTGGGTCCCTGAATACTTCATCCCATGTAAAATGTGGTACTGAAGATGTTAGTTTGCAAAACGACATATCTACTATCCTCCAACAAGAAACTGACCAAATGCCCG GCTCCACAAGCAACCCTTTGGAGGAAGCATACCTTTCTGAGATATCTGCTCTGAAGGAGGAAATTAGAACTTCAGAGGGCTCAATTGCTGCCAAAGAATTGGAACTCCAGGAGGTTTCCGTTAGGAAGGAATACATGGGACAGGATTCTGAGGGCAGATTTTACTGGACTTTTGGCAGGCCTACTTCTTCACTATTAGTAGCTCATGCAAGTACAAGTAGACAATCTGAGTCGGCTCATTTGTGGTCCTATGCCCCTTGGGAGAATATGAGCATTCCTAATCTTGATCAGTGGACATGTTATCAATCTGATGTTGAGATTGAAGTACTTGTTCAATGGCTTAGAGAGCAGGACACCAGAGAGAAAGAATTAAAGGAGTCTATTTGGCAGTGGCGGGATAATAAAACCATGATATACAACTATATGGAAAGCCCAGTCCATAACAAGGTGGGACTGAGCACCTTCCCCTCTGAGGATTCTGGTTCCTGCACTTCTGATTCTCTTGACACCAGAGCCATTAGTGCCATTAAAAAGATGATTGATGGTTGCTTAGCAGAAGAGGAAACAGAATTTTGCCAGGATATGGGTGTTAAAGTGCGAGTTTTTTTGGATGGTGAAGTATACAGGTGTGAGTGTCTAGAACCGTTATGGCCGTCTAGACCTCATTGTCTGTCATGCCATCAAACGTTTTCCAATGCTAAGGAACATCTTAAGCACGCAAATGAAAAGTGCAGGATTGATTCTCCAATTCAGCAGGACGGTGAAACAAGTGAACATCCAGCTAAGcggaaaaaaataacaaaaagtgaAGCGCTGCTGGAGAATTCTTTGAGCAATATTGACATGTCTCAAGCTTCCAAGAGCAAGAAGCTTGGTAATGGTGAAGCACCTAGGAGGGACAAGCATGGTAGATCACCAGCTTCTGCTGAATATCAAACCGAACAGGAATGTCCATTTAAGTTTGAGGAGATCAAAGCACAGTTCATCATTCAGAGTTCACTCAAGGAGCTGGTGAAAGACATAGGACTCCTTGGGTATAATGGTACACCATCATTTGTTCCAGGCACATCTCCATATCTAAGTGATTCTGCTCTTGGATTGCTCTCCCAAAGGGAAGATGAGGTAGGAAATTGTACAGATTTGTTCTCTTCGGAGGAGCAACTTCGGAATGGGGTCAAACTTTCTTGCACTAATAACTTTGACTATCCAAATTATACTGGATATGGCTCTGCTGAGGGTGGACCAATGTTTGAGAGACTAAAATCTGCAACAAAGAGGGGAAGAGATCAGTTTTCTTCTACCAAGGATAAAATCCTTGAATTTGGGGATAAAATGTACTTGGTTATTCCTGAATCCTCTCTACAGCCTGTTGTGGGCCAGGCTTTTGTAATTTTTAGGAGTCTTAAAATCAACTTGCTTGACATAGATGCGGCTTTACCTGAAGAAGCTTTGAGAGTGTCAAGGTTACAACCAGAGAGAAGACGTGCATGGCGTGCCTTTGTAAAATCTGCAGCTACAATTTATGAG ATGGTCCAAGCCACAATTATTTTAGAGGACGCCATCAAAACCGAATGCTTGAAAAATGATTGGTGGTACTGGTCATCACCTTCAGCTGCAGCAAAAATCTCGACGCTCTCAGCCCTTGCCCTCCGTGTGTATGCGTTGGACTCGGCTATTTTGTATGAGAAACTTTCAGGTCAAGATGCCTCAGAGACGGATTGCAAGGAAGAGAGGGAACCTCCTACTCACAATTCTGTCCTCACGAGAACAGGCAGTCCTTCAAGGAAAAAGCTACTTGACTCGGAACCTGCTGAGACTTCAAGACCCAAGGGCTGCAGGACAAGTAAGAGGAGAAAAGATTTAGGCAGCTAA